The Bactrocera dorsalis isolate Fly_Bdor unplaced genomic scaffold, ASM2337382v1 BdCtg364, whole genome shotgun sequence genome segment TTACTTTACCACCGGAGGCATCCTTGAAGTTCACGCTCTTGATGACACCGACAGCAACAGTCTGTCTCATATCACGCACAGCGAAACGACCCAATGGGGGGAATTCTTGGAAAGATTCAACACACAATGGCTTGGAGGGCACCAAGTTAACGATGGCAGCATCACCAGATTTGATGAATTTGGGGTTCTCTTCGGTGGTCTTACCGGAACGGCGATCTACCTTTTCTTTGATTTCAGCGAACTTGCAGGCAATGTGAGCGGTGTGGCAATCCAACACTGGAGTGTAGCCGTTGGCAATTTGACCAGGGTGGTTCAACACAATAACCTGGGCGGTGAAATCAGCAGCACCCTTAGGGGGGCTTGCCTTAGAATCACCAGCGACATAACCACGACGCAATTCCTTAACGGAAACGTTCTTAACGTTGAAGCCAACGTTGTCACCGGGAACAGCCTCGGGCAAAGCTTCGTGGTGCATTTCGACGGACTTAACTTCAGTGGTGATGTTCGCTGGGGCGAAAACAACGACCATACCGGGTTTCAGTACACCAGTTTCAACACGACCGACTGGTACTGTTCCAATACCACCAATTTTGTACACATCCTGGAGTGGCAGACGGAGGGGCTTGTCGGTTGGGCGAGATGGGGGCAAAATAGCATCAAGGGCATCGATAAGTGTCTTGCCTTCAGCATTACCTTCCTTACGTTCAACCTTCCATCCCTTGAACCATGGCATGTTGGTGGATGCTTCCAACATGTTATCACCATGCCAGCCAGAGATTGGCACGAATGCAACAGCAGCTGGGTTGTAACCGATCTTCTTGATGTATGAGGATACTTCCTTCTTGATTTCCTCATAACGAGCCTCACTGTATGGTGGTTCAGACGAATCCATCTTGTTGACACCAACGATCAGTTGTTTCACACCAAGGGTGAAAGCAAGAAGAGCATGCTCACGAGTTTGACCGTTCTTGGAGATACCGGCTTCGAATTCACCAGTACCAGCGGCGACAATCAACACAGCACAATCAGCCTGTGAGGTACCAGTGATCatgtttttaatgaaatctCTGTGGCCAGGGGCGTCGATGATGGTGACGTAGTATTTGGAGGTTTCAAACTTCCACAAGGCGATATCGATGGTGATACCACGCTCACGTTCGGCCTTCAATTTATCCAAAACCCAGGCGTACTTGAAGGAACCCTTGCCCATTTCCTGAGCTTCCTTCTCGAACTTCTCAATTGTACGCTTGTCGATACCACCGCATTTATAGATCAAGTGACCGGTGGTGGTCGACTTTCCAGAATCGACGTGTCCAATAACGACGATATTAATATGAACCTTCTCCTTAcccattttccttttttatgagCTAATGCAACATAAAAACATTGGGAAGTGGAATGTTACATTCGTGGTTGGGTGTTTCATTGGACGATAAGCAGGTTTTCAGGTGAAAAggatgaaaataaaagttggggaaaacatatatttcgtTAGCAAAGTGTAATGgaattttaaagttaaatgttaaatatgctaaataatcaagaaaaaatttaatttatttcaaacgcaatttgcaaattttttgttttcaaatataaaatgttactACATACAAAACCGAACAGATGAGAATCACAATTTCCGTTTAAGATTAGCAACAGCATCAAAAAGCAATGGTGTGAGGGGGGGAAACCGACAATAATAAGTTTCCGGCGTCAACACGAATGCTTTCGTTTTACTCTGCAACATAACCTCAATCGGACAACGTGGTCTTTCACATGTCGCTACACATGCCGGAAATTGAGGTTATTTTGCCATGCTTGCTTTGGAATTCTGATTCAACTTTAAATGTGTTAGGATGTATAATACCATATTAGAAGAATGTATGCGAGAGGGCAAAtcatgcaacaataaaaaaatatatagttataaaattttgcaaattggtctctgttttaaatttatgtattcGTTTCCTAGCTTTTATCAgtgttttttttggtatttttttttatcgtcaAAGATACTCAGTAGCAGAACTGATAGAAGTCATCATAAAAACACTAGGAAAtgattacatttatattttaaagtacTCATTCGGTTAACAAATGTGCATTAGGAAGAATTTGATTAaccattttagaaaatataataagaagtTTTTCCATTTGCGCTTATATATTAACATACAAATTGTAGAATGCCGGTTTAAATAAACGAAAGGTGTGATGAAAAAATGGCGTCTTCGGTTGGTAACTATTGCTTCGGCTAAATAGAAATTGCCAGTAATCCACGACTACAACCCGACTCATAAAATTTTCTGACATGGCGGCCATCTTGGAAACAAAAATCGTTCCACTTTACGAAAACCCCAACCGGCTTTTAATCTTAACTTTTGCGTTTAACAACTGtaatacataaattttcatGCCAAACTTTTGGAAATACATTATAGTAACTTACTATGAAATGTGGCACATCTAATGTTTAAGCAACCTATATAAAACCAACCAGAGTTCAATGGTCgccattttgtaattttcaataatatagaGAAATATATGTACGCGACTCCTAACCCTCGTCGATGACTTTAATTGGTACATATATGTGCGCAATTTCATACGCAACACGATTTTATTACTAAGTGCAGTCGAATTTCACAATTTCATCACCTATATAATTCAAAATGGGCGTTGTCGACAACAAAGTAGTGgtacaatttcacaattttcggAAAAGTAATTGCACATTTGAATGCCacgtgtttaaattttttttaaccacttttACTTCACTACTTAACATACGCAATCTTTGTTGCTATGTAAACCTATTGCACACCGATTTACGATTCccaattttaaaagtaattatcTCCCATATTAAATGCACAACTATTCTTTTGTTTACAATAaacaaccaaatatttttgcacCATCCACCAATCCAGATACACATTTGTTAATTCGAATGCACTTCACTATCTTCATTTGTATCAAAATTATAACTTACTTTTCAAATAAACTGAATCGAGAAATCACTGAAGTCTATGCTGATCCGCCAACAGACTTGAACAAAGTGAACGAGAAACTCGTCGTGAACGAAAGATATGCCTCCCTTCGTCTTTCCAGTGCCACGTTGATGACAGGGTTGACTTGCTACTTTTTATTCCATATAATTCGCATTATTTTTGGTAGTGAAGTTCATCATTATTTCGAATTATAAGACATACAATTAATGGACTGAAAAATTGGCATACCCATCATAAATTCATACATTTTAAcacttgtttaataaaattgttgctGTGTGTATGTTTTCGGTTctttataacttataactttatgagactatacGAAAcccacaaatatattttttcgtacCAATCAAAAGCATTAATATAcatgaaaaattgtttcaataatTAAGGGTAATGCAtgtagagaaaataaaatgcttgAGTGGagattaaaaaagttttagtcTATTAAGCACATCTAAATATTATTTCTCtatttaaaagagaaaaatttacATAGTAGCCACATGTAATATGTAATATTGTGTCTTATGAATacaatagcaaataaataagtaatacatatttttgcttaacTGTATGACCAGCTTCATTGCTACATACATTTGCAATAAGTTCTTTAACTGTATTGTAGCAATAAAAAGCAACAGTGAATTTAGTACACTTTCTCTGGAAAATTTACAGACTTTACTGTGCAATCCTGAGGATACGTTTCCGGTATTtctattttacataaattactgCGATTTCTTTTTAGATAATTCCCCCTGCAAGTTTGGTATCGATAAAATCATACGTTTGTtgtagccctgacagacgagcaaaattaatacgctaatgcgcattgaaattttatggcgacagacggcagacttgtgcatttagacagctgattgtgaaatttgtttatttataaaaaaaaagtcaaataaaaatgaataagataaattattaatagaaattttggtatttttggaaaatcaatataaaattaacGAAACAAtacgtttattattaactacgttcaaagataatagagtgaaattagaagcaataattgattgtaatgcaaAAAAGAGTGCGAAAAAGTtaataatattggaaaaattgATAGCAAACTgtgctttgtttattttctgccatctaaaaatattaaaatttgtttttgttaatatacatacttgcacataatttaattagcaatataaaactgcttacCTATGATCCTGTAAAAGCAAAGGAGGTGGCAGACctctgtcaaaaaatagcaaaaatcggccatttttgagtaGTATTGCCTACTCAAAATTGGTGAATtcaagtaaatgtaaattaagcccgctaatgcatattagcgctgtcgtctgtcagggctattatattgctaattaaatCATGTGCAATTATATTACcaaaaccaaattttaatattttatatggcaGAAAATAAACAGCGCACAGTTTGCTAagcatttttccaatattcttaactttttcgcacACTTGTTTCGCATTATAATCAATTATTGCGTTTAATTTCacactattttttttaacgtattttataaaaaacaattttttcgttaaattaatactgattttccaaaaataccaaaatttctattaataatttctcttaatttttatttcattttttttttttaaataaacaaatttcacaatcagctgTTTAAATGCTCAAATCCGTCGTCTGACaccataaaatatcaatgcgcattagcgttgcttaatgCGAATTAATTTTGCTCATCTGTCAGCTCAAAAATTTATCTTTTGACTCACTTTtacttaatgtaaaaattaacttgCTCGAACCAGCCGAGCGCATAGCTTTAAAACTTTGTGCTtacattttcaaacaaaatcgTACAGGCACTGCAGAGTGCTGCTCAGAGCAATTGTAAATAGCACAAATTAAGGGGCAtttcttttttgtggattttttatttgaaatgtgataatattttgtgaattaTCAATGCAATTCGAAGTGCTTAATAAAGACGTTTTTATAGGCAAATTAGCTTTTCTTTGATAACCATGCTTGTGTAAATCAtgcttttattcggccaagatCTGTTTTTTCGAAGATCTAACACCGTTGGGATCGGTGTCGTCTCTGAAGCAACTCCTTGCAGAAGGGTTGCTCCGCATCCTTCTGACTCGTGCTGTCATTGAGCCCAATCCGAGCCCGGAAAAATGTTactgctgcgtctgcgctaaaAGATTTCACCCAAACTCCACCTCAGTTGggtgcaatacatgcaatggattgAGCTATGTATATTAAGACTTGCTCAGGCCTTAATACACACTGGGAGGGGACCACGGGTAACGTGGCCTCATGCTGCCAACGCACTACTGCGACATTAGCCTCTACGACTGTACAATCTGCACAAAGTCGGCAACCAACATTACAGTGCGACAACGTCTCTGCAATAATCACCACCTTCACGGCGCCCCCTCATCCTCAGGATCATCCACGGACACTCGCGACAAACTAGAGTTCTACAATTCAAATGCAACGGATTCCAAAGTAAGATCGAGAAGATAGTTCAGaaacgtgtatcgatagctgcgatccaagaaaccaagttaaACAGTCGCTCAGATCTTCTAAGTTATGCAGGTTGCCAAATCCTCCGTAAGGATCGCGAGCGAGACAACACCGTGCACCGTCCTGTCGATGGCGATATGGCCCGCAGTGGTACTACTCTGGAATGTCGGAGTACAGCATCCCTCCGAGTTACATTTTGCCCTGCAAGATATCACCCGAACATAGGTgagctacttcgtggtgaaaaccgtttgATACTGGCGACTCCAACGCGCATCACGAACAGATAGACGATTCGAATTCTGCACAAGGAATGACAAAGCCCCCGCCAGAATTATAGGCACTTGTAATAGCTCGCCCGATATTATCATCGCTAGTAGTGGTCCGATAAATAACACTACATAACCTATGGCTTATAACTTTCGCATCTGCCCCTAATTATCTTGATCGAGAAACCTCCCGACTTTATTTAACCCGAAGAAACATGATGACTgtgttgaaattaaattcaatgaATAGTCCTCTTCGGTCCCGAAGAAGtacgcgagctattttagccaaCAATTTACACTATGGATGTGTTatccgacggctgcgcaaaatgccaaaagactgcgcaccacttactttcaccgatgaggagatTCGGAGTGTCATCAATAAAGTACAACCCttcaaatccattggccctgatggaataaACATGCTGATGCTAAAACACCTTCGCCGACGGGAGTAAGTTTCCTCACCAAAGTCCTCAATCTGTTGCTGACTTCTCTTCAAATAGCGGCCCCCTGCTGAAAGCTGGGAAACCTGCTCCTGCTATTGCCCGATAACTCTTCtttccccagtagtgaagacactttaggccttgctactcccgacGCCTAGATAGTTTATGGTCTTAACCAAAAACTACCCTGCGAGAGGACGTAGAGTGgccttgtcaaaagccttttaCACTGTCAACTACACAATGCCGCTGAAGACATCGAAACATCTATGCTCTCTCCAGGACTGAAAAGGTGGACAATGAAATACCTAAACGGTCGACAATCATCCGTACTGTTTGGaggtaaaaatgttaaattgagAAAAATCAAACAGGGGGCTACGTGGCGTCCTCTCCCCATtgctgtttaatttctatatttcgAAGTTCtctcaaccaccagagggaaTTTCTATCACCACGATAATAAGGTCGGGCAATGGACTCGATGACATGTTCTCAAAAGTAAACGGCTATCTCTCCGACAGTTCTCTCTATACGGAGCCTTACACTCTGCTCCACTAAATCCACGGCAACTATATTCAAAAACTGAGCGAAGAAGTAGGTACAGACTTGATCTTAaaattgcagtcgatggcgtaaAAAtttggatgcagtgaaacgcagacaaGAAAGCCGCAGGCATGTAAGAATACTACATTCAGGATTACAACAAGATACCTCTTGATATTTCCCATAGAACACTTGCACAGTGAGGGTCGTATGCTCGCAGTTAaagagcataatgaactcctctccagttACGCCTtttaggagcatcaagaggtccttcCTCAACTGCGTCGACGATTTGAAACAATACGTCAAACCACAACCCATTGCAGACGTGGAGCCCGAGTTGAACCTTGCGCAGCTTCATTCTGGATACAGTAGCatgttaaactcctacttatccagaatcgaccctgacatatcaaacatatgtGCAACGTACAACGAGTTCCCGcatgacactaaccaccttTATTCATTCCCCTCTGCCTATGGTCCGACCACGTCGAAACAGCACCTTTCCTGGGCCTAACCTCGATGGCAACTTATTTAATACTTACCATGGTAACGAGAATTAGGTAcccgtgacaacaacaacaagggaACACTTGCGTAGCTTTATTCTGGGTACTGTAACAGGTTAAactcgtcgaaacagcacgtttcctgggcctaccatTGGATGATCTCGAttatctgaaccttaccacCCCAACGGGGACTAGATAAAcgttacagcaacaaaaaagaagCAACCATCTATTTTTGCATACGAATAAAATCGACTTTGGGTTTGGCTCGGCTTTCAACGTCCATTCTGCAGGCATCCTTTATGACGAATTCACAAAATTAACCAAACTCCTTTGTACATGGGATGGCTCAAGCTCATGCTTTCTTATTGGAAACACGTGCAAGTCATTTTTTCAAACGATTGGAAAGCATAGTTTAGAAATACCGCGTcgcctttgaaaaaaaatgcaaaataattaaaattactattttagcATTTTAGAAACGAAATAAAGGGAAAAATATCTACAAACGGCCTTTGTTTCGGAAGAATGAAGAAATGTTGACTTTgatctttacatacatacgtacatggaCTGACgattaaacattattttccaaaatataacATACAATATCAGAGCTAATAAACAGATTTTTGTACGGTATAATTAAGCTTATGTCTATCattaaagttgaaatttattttctcattttcaggtcataatattgtataaagtTAGATAACTTAAACTGAGATGTAACCTTTCAAAtccttttattatttcatttaaattctcATATATTGTCGTTGTGCATATTTTAATGATTTCTAACAAAAACATAGAAAACATTTGAATACCCTCTCGAATGGcccaagaaattaatttaagtgataAATATGTTTAATGGTTGGACATTGTTGTTTACTGCTTGTAATACCCTTAACCCATTACATAAATAAACTAGAAGAAGTGGATCTAAGCAAGTGAAAGGGAACTAAACGTAAATCGGACAAATTTGTAAATTCAAAATGATTCCCCAAAAACATTTCCTGCTTATCgatctaaatatattttaaggaaAGGTAAATCCTGAAATTTCGCATATTTTATTGTATCCCTACAAATGCGTGTAACTCAGCATAATGCGAAAAAAGCaaagtatttcaaaaatatattaaacaattGTAGTTTTAACACAcaccttaaaataaatataaacaaaattttaaactagaAAATCAAAGAAGTTACGTCGTTTCCAAACAGTAATTTCCATGATACTGGAACAATTAGCTTTATGGATTTATCTTCTATTTCCAATTGTAAAAAGGTTGAACACAAATCGTTTAGTTCTCGGATTATGAGCGTAGCATCCGTCGAATTATCGCCTTCGAGAACATACCGAAAAAGCAACATTACAGGAACTTGTTTTTCTTCTAATAAGCGATATAATTGTAAGCCATTGCCTCCGCCAAACACTGTATTTCCTTTGAATTCCATCCATTTTACGTTAGCTAATTGAGTTTTGTGATTTTCACGAAAGCTATTGGAAACGCAGTATTCATATGGCGAAGTACCTATTTCACGTTTCTCGAAACCGAAACTTGCGCTGAGTATTACCACTTTCTCAGCAGGACGTACTAACTCCACTATGTAATTATGTAGACTCTGTGAATGACGTGATATGAGAGGAGTACGAAATTGAAAAACGATCAATTTGTTTGCAGTACATTCATATATTTCACAAGCAGCGACCCTCTCTTGCGGATCATGCTGGTAAGCTGACGGGCCAAAAATAGGAATCAACGCTGGATGCATAAGATTTCCCACTCGTCGCATTTTTTTTGATGCTATCAACAAATCACAAGCCAGTTGTGCCGCATTTCCCACACATATACTGGGTATTATTATCGTGTATCCTTCAAGGTTCAAAGAGTTTCTAACCTTTAATTGCAAcatattaaaactaaataatttaactTGAAAGCAAGAACTAAATCAAATATGATAGTAATGCAGCTTTGTTCGTtcagacaaaaaaacaataacaaaattgtgGAGATGCCACATGGTTACAAAAGTTCTAACGACAAGCAAAACTTTATGGTATACTAAATTTAACGCTC includes the following:
- the LOC105233054 gene encoding elongation factor 1-alpha 1 yields the protein MGKEKVHINIVVIGHVDSGKSTTTGHLIYKCGGIDKRTIEKFEKEAQEMGKGSFKYAWVLDKLKAERERGITIDIALWKFETSKYYVTIIDAPGHRDFIKNMITGTSQADCAVLIVAAGTGEFEAGISKNGQTREHALLAFTLGVKQLIVGVNKMDSSEPPYSEARYEEIKKEVSSYIKKIGYNPAAVAFVPISGWHGDNMLEASTNMPWFKGWKVERKEGNAEGKTLIDALDAILPPSRPTDKPLRLPLQDVYKIGGIGTVPVGRVETGVLKPGMVVVFAPANITTEVKSVEMHHEALPEAVPGDNVGFNVKNVSVKELRRGYVAGDSKASPPKGAADFTAQVIVLNHPGQIANGYTPVLDCHTAHIACKFAEIKEKVDRRSGKTTEENPKFIKSGDAAIVNLVPSKPLCVESFQEFPPLGRFAVRDMRQTVAVGVIKSVNFKDASGGKVTKAAEKATKGKK
- the LOC105233056 gene encoding proteasome assembly chaperone 2, whose amino-acid sequence is MLQLKVRNSLNLEGYTIIIPSICVGNAAQLACDLLIASKKMRRVGNLMHPALIPIFGPSAYQHDPQERVAACEIYECTANKLIVFQFRTPLISRHSQSLHNYIVELVRPAEKVVILSASFGFEKREIGTSPYEYCVSNSFRENHKTQLANVKWMEFKGNTVFGGGNGLQLYRLLEEKQVPVMLLFRYVLEGDNSTDATLIIRELNDLCSTFLQLEIEDKSIKLIVPVSWKLLFGNDVTSLIF